A window of the Paenibacillus woosongensis genome harbors these coding sequences:
- the gntK gene encoding gluconokinase, translated as MIGIDIGTTSTKAVLFEQNGRIITSSNEGYPLYTPSASVAEQDPEEIFAAVIQSVKQIMAHSQISPNQIMFVSFSSAMHSVIPVDQAGKPLMRCLTWADNRSQPWSDKLKNELGGHDIYMRTGTPIHPMSPLTKLMWLRHDMPEIFQAADKFISIKEYVFKKLFNQYIVDYSIASATGLLNLHKLDWDTEALALAGITADRLSELVPTTHVVQGLSEAYAREMGLSASTPFIVGASDGVLSNLGVDAIDPGVVAVTIGTSGAIRTVVDRPVFDPKGRIFCYALTDKHWVIGGPVNNGGVIFRWVRDQFAASEIETANRLGISPYDVLTKIAERVSPGSNGLLFHPFLSGERAPLWNPNARGSFFGLTLNHQKEHMIRAVLEGVIYNLYTVLLAMEEQIGQPQKIQATGGFARSPLWRQMMADIFDQKVVIPESIESSCLGAAILGLYALGKIDSFNVVKEMIGDTHEHAPNKDHAAVYKELLPIYIRISRKLEEDYEAIARFQRNCSSSPSDN; from the coding sequence GGTATAGATATCGGAACAACTAGCACCAAAGCCGTTTTATTCGAGCAAAATGGCCGGATTATCACTTCCAGCAACGAGGGGTATCCCCTCTATACCCCATCCGCTTCCGTCGCAGAGCAGGATCCCGAGGAGATTTTTGCGGCTGTCATTCAATCCGTCAAGCAAATTATGGCGCACAGCCAAATCTCCCCCAATCAGATCATGTTCGTCTCGTTCAGTTCGGCCATGCACAGCGTTATTCCGGTAGATCAGGCCGGTAAACCGCTTATGCGCTGCTTGACCTGGGCTGACAACCGCAGCCAGCCTTGGTCCGATAAGCTGAAGAACGAGCTAGGCGGTCACGACATTTATATGCGTACCGGAACGCCAATTCATCCGATGTCGCCGCTGACAAAGCTGATGTGGCTTCGTCATGATATGCCGGAAATTTTTCAAGCGGCCGATAAATTTATTTCTATTAAAGAATATGTATTTAAGAAGCTGTTCAATCAATATATTGTGGACTATTCCATCGCCTCGGCAACAGGACTGCTGAATTTGCACAAGCTGGACTGGGATACCGAAGCACTTGCCCTGGCCGGAATTACGGCCGACCGCCTCTCTGAGCTCGTGCCGACCACGCATGTGGTCCAGGGACTGTCGGAAGCCTATGCACGGGAGATGGGTCTTTCCGCTTCTACCCCATTCATTGTCGGCGCAAGCGACGGAGTATTGTCCAATCTCGGTGTCGATGCCATTGATCCTGGGGTCGTAGCAGTTACGATCGGCACAAGCGGAGCCATCCGCACCGTCGTCGATCGGCCTGTGTTCGACCCCAAAGGACGGATCTTCTGCTATGCGCTGACAGACAAACATTGGGTCATCGGCGGCCCGGTCAACAATGGCGGCGTCATTTTCCGCTGGGTACGCGACCAGTTTGCCGCCTCGGAAATCGAAACGGCCAACCGGCTGGGGATCAGCCCATACGATGTATTGACGAAAATTGCCGAACGGGTAAGTCCAGGGTCAAACGGGCTGCTCTTTCACCCCTTTCTGTCCGGGGAACGGGCTCCGCTGTGGAATCCGAACGCCCGCGGCTCTTTCTTTGGCCTAACGCTCAATCATCAGAAGGAGCATATGATCCGGGCCGTACTAGAGGGTGTTATTTACAACTTATATACAGTTCTTCTCGCTATGGAAGAACAAATCGGCCAGCCGCAGAAAATTCAGGCCACTGGCGGGTTCGCACGTTCTCCGCTATGGCGTCAAATGATGGCCGATATTTTTGACCAGAAGGTTGTCATCCCGGAAAGCATCGAAAGCTCCTGCCTGGGCGCGGCAATTCTCGGTTTATATGCTCTGGGCAAAATCGATTCTTTCAACGTCGTCAAAGAAATGATCGGCGATACGCATGAACATGCGCCTAATAAAGACCATGCTGCCGTGTATAAGGAGCTGCTGCCGATCTATATCCGCATTTCGCGTAAGCTGGAGGAGGATTACGAGGCGATCGCCCGTTTTCAAAGAAATTGCTCTTCAAGCCCGTCAGATAACTAA